A section of the Methanothermobacter sp. genome encodes:
- the truD gene encoding tRNA pseudouridine(13) synthase TruD — MLNAETYVTSTEGIGGRIRVHNRDFQVEELPLTEPSGSGPNTWIWMEKEDRTTLDVLLDIARELHLDRRRMGFAGMKDRNAVTRQWICVSNTDPEDLKRIEDRIRNVRFLKVTSNEKKLRMGQLRGNRFRILIRDPEAGDPLEKTRETLDELQEKGVPNYYGWQRFGSPRAITHLVGRALVHGDVKGAVDTYIGNPIEGESELVSRARRAYDMGDLEGAYELMPASLRYERMMLRVLIRDLRKGELSEKSYITAVHALPKPLKRMFVHAYQSYLFNRAVSERAALGINSYLEGDIIIDNEQHIIHDPDPGEVEEMILNFEAHPTAPLYGSKVPLADGKPGEIERRILEEEGASPLDFNSIKVPKLGSHGMRRSIRFRIWDVSASSNHEGITVEFSIPKGCYATSVLREIMKKDVA, encoded by the coding sequence ATGCTTAACGCAGAAACCTACGTCACATCAACAGAGGGGATCGGTGGAAGGATCCGGGTGCATAACAGGGACTTCCAGGTTGAGGAATTACCGCTCACAGAGCCAAGCGGGAGCGGACCCAACACCTGGATATGGATGGAGAAAGAGGACAGGACAACCCTGGATGTCCTTCTGGACATTGCAAGGGAACTGCACCTTGACCGGAGGAGAATGGGATTCGCAGGGATGAAGGACAGAAACGCGGTAACCAGGCAGTGGATATGCGTCAGCAACACAGACCCCGAGGACCTTAAGAGAATAGAGGACCGAATCAGGAATGTCAGGTTCCTGAAGGTTACATCCAATGAAAAAAAGCTCAGAATGGGTCAGCTAAGGGGTAACAGATTCAGGATTCTCATAAGGGACCCTGAAGCTGGTGACCCCCTTGAGAAGACCCGGGAGACCCTGGATGAGCTTCAGGAGAAGGGTGTTCCAAATTACTACGGATGGCAGCGATTCGGAAGCCCCAGGGCAATCACACACCTCGTTGGCAGGGCACTGGTGCATGGTGATGTGAAGGGCGCAGTTGACACCTACATTGGAAACCCAATTGAGGGGGAATCCGAGCTTGTATCCAGGGCGAGACGGGCATATGATATGGGGGACCTTGAGGGTGCATATGAACTCATGCCTGCCTCTCTAAGATATGAGAGGATGATGCTCAGGGTCCTCATCAGGGACCTCAGAAAGGGAGAACTCTCTGAAAAATCCTATATAACCGCGGTACATGCACTCCCCAAGCCCCTCAAGAGGATGTTCGTCCATGCCTACCAGTCCTACCTCTTTAACCGTGCGGTCAGTGAGAGGGCGGCTCTTGGCATAAACAGTTACCTTGAGGGTGACATCATCATAGACAATGAGCAGCACATAATCCATGACCCGGATCCAGGGGAGGTGGAGGAGATGATCCTCAACTTTGAGGCACACCCCACAGCGCCACTCTACGGTAGCAAGGTGCCACTGGCAGATGGAAAACCTGGGGAGATCGAGAGGAGAATACTGGAGGAGGAGGGTGCTTCACCCCTAGACTTTAACTCCATAAAGGTTCCTAAACTTGGAAGCCATGGTATGAGAAGGTCCATAAGGTTCAGGATATGGGATGTTTCGGCCAGCAGTAACCATGAGGGAATCACAGTTGAATTTTCAATACCGAAGGGATGCTATGCGACATCTGTTTTAAGGGAGATAATGAAGAAGGACGTTGCATGA
- a CDS encoding DUF126 domain-containing protein: MVNLEISCRIISRGKGRGSVIMSDKPLSFLGGVDPQTGTIIDPRHPLHGRSMSGKVLVIPGGKGSTVGSYVIFQMSKNGTAPAAIICSNAEPIIATGAIMAGIPMVDRPEADLFQMLEDSVEVEVDAVEGKIRV, encoded by the coding sequence ATGGTTAATTTGGAGATCAGCTGCAGAATCATTTCAAGGGGAAAGGGAAGGGGTTCTGTGATAATGTCAGATAAGCCCCTGAGTTTCCTTGGAGGTGTTGACCCACAGACAGGTACTATTATTGATCCCCGCCACCCCCTGCATGGCAGGAGTATGAGCGGGAAGGTCCTTGTGATACCTGGTGGTAAGGGTTCAACGGTTGGATCCTATGTCATATTCCAGATGTCAAAGAATGGTACGGCGCCAGCAGCCATAATATGCTCAAATGCAGAGCCAATAATCGCCACTGGAGCCATAATGGCAGGTATACCCATGGTTGACAGGCCAGAGGCCGATCTTTTTCAAATGCTAGAGGATTCAGTGGAGGTTGAGGTGGACGCGGTTGAGGGAAAAATCAGGGTCTAG
- the ftsA gene encoding coenzyme F390 synthetase, whose protein sequence is MGNYFNPEIETMERGDLDALVEERIRYTVNYAYENSPFYSKWFRKNKIKPSDIRSHEDLRELPIITGETVRENQPPERDDFEFRCAPWEDIYTIHETSGTSGRPKSFFLTWGDWQRYAEKYARSFVSQGFERGDRVVVCASYGMNVGANTMTLAAQKIGMTIIPEGKCTFPVRIIESYRPTGIVASIFKLLRLARRMKEQGLDPRESSIRRLVVGGESFAPESREYVEEIWGVEVYNTYGSTEGTMCGECHIKEGLHVPEDLVHLDVYDPAMRDFVDDGECGRIVLTTLLPVGEKTGTLLLNYDTEDTTVVISRDRCKCGRTHMRIMNPEREAETFWVAGHPFNRVDVEAAVFQRENMDYLTGEYEAFLYGDEDEGPITMRVSLECEDPENCALDLIKENFIKAFFKYKRELYEAYTEGLFEILFNFTGPGELEFYRVKGRPKRIVDRR, encoded by the coding sequence ATGGGGAACTACTTCAACCCTGAAATAGAGACAATGGAACGGGGGGACCTGGACGCCCTCGTGGAGGAAAGGATAAGGTATACAGTGAACTATGCCTACGAGAACTCCCCATTCTACAGTAAATGGTTCAGGAAAAACAAGATCAAACCCTCGGATATAAGGAGCCATGAGGACCTCAGGGAGCTCCCGATAATAACCGGTGAAACAGTCAGGGAAAACCAGCCCCCTGAAAGGGATGACTTCGAATTCAGATGCGCCCCATGGGAGGATATATACACCATACATGAGACCAGCGGTACCAGTGGAAGGCCTAAGTCCTTCTTCCTAACATGGGGGGACTGGCAGAGGTACGCCGAGAAGTACGCAAGGTCATTCGTATCCCAGGGATTTGAGAGGGGCGACAGGGTGGTTGTATGTGCCTCCTATGGCATGAACGTGGGTGCAAATACCATGACCCTCGCAGCGCAGAAGATAGGGATGACCATAATCCCCGAGGGCAAATGCACCTTTCCTGTGAGGATAATAGAGAGCTACCGTCCCACGGGCATAGTTGCAAGCATATTCAAACTCCTGAGGCTTGCGAGGCGCATGAAGGAACAGGGCCTTGACCCCCGGGAGTCAAGTATAAGGAGACTGGTTGTGGGTGGTGAAAGCTTCGCACCCGAATCAAGGGAGTACGTGGAGGAAATATGGGGCGTGGAAGTCTACAACACCTATGGAAGCACAGAGGGGACCATGTGCGGAGAATGCCACATCAAGGAGGGCCTGCATGTCCCTGAGGACCTGGTGCACCTGGACGTTTATGATCCAGCCATGAGGGACTTTGTTGATGATGGGGAGTGCGGCAGAATAGTCCTCACAACACTCCTGCCCGTGGGTGAGAAAACAGGGACCCTCCTCCTCAACTATGACACCGAGGACACCACGGTTGTAATCTCAAGGGATAGGTGCAAATGTGGAAGGACCCATATGAGGATAATGAACCCTGAAAGGGAGGCTGAGACCTTCTGGGTGGCAGGGCACCCGTTCAACAGGGTTGATGTTGAGGCTGCAGTTTTCCAGAGGGAGAATATGGATTATCTAACAGGTGAATACGAGGCTTTCCTCTATGGTGACGAGGATGAGGGGCCAATAACAATGAGGGTGTCTCTGGAGTGTGAGGACCCTGAAAACTGTGCCTTGGACCTAATAAAGGAGAACTTTATAAAGGCATTCTTCAAATATAAGAGAGAGCTCTACGAAGCATATACAGAGGGTCTTTTTGAGATACTTTTCAACTTCACAGGGCCAGGGGAACTTGAATTCTACAGGGTCAAGGGAAGACCAAAACGTATCGTTGATAGAAGATAA
- a CDS encoding preprotein translocase subunit Sec61beta, with the protein MAKKDKKTLPPSGAGLVRYFEEETRGPKLTPEQVVVMSIILAVFCLVLRFSG; encoded by the coding sequence ATGGCAAAGAAGGATAAAAAGACACTTCCACCAAGTGGAGCAGGTCTTGTAAGGTACTTTGAAGAGGAAACGAGGGGACCAAAACTCACACCTGAACAGGTCGTCGTGATGAGCATAATACTGGCTGTATTCTGCCTGGTGCTCAGGTTCTCTGGTTGA
- a CDS encoding amidohydrolase family protein produces MRFAVKGELVDLESGDHERRYILIDNGKIASVERHIKGVDLVDASDRFILPGFIDLHVHIMEDGFRVESKLEDPLSLYFYRALENMRKTLHAGVTTVRDAGLADMGVKMASEAHMIQSPRMQISVTPLSVTGGHFDFHTRSGMNIERTYPGLPSGICDGVSDVRKKTREVLRAGADVVKVMATGGVMSSTDSPSDTQFTVKELAAVVEEASFRGKRVMVHAHGLQGIRNSLRAGVHSVEHGTYIDGRTAAEMSERGVYLVPTFLVTRLNCRRAMRGELPEYSRKDAIEVARVHRDNMETANEKGVRMVMGTDSGVIEHGRNLMELSYLTEIGMEPLEALRAGTVHAAECMGWEDRIGTLDRGKIADIVITGVDPVEEIEKLSDLGNIQWVIRDGVIYRSPDD; encoded by the coding sequence ATGAGGTTCGCGGTAAAGGGGGAACTTGTAGACCTTGAATCAGGGGATCATGAGAGAAGATACATTCTGATCGACAACGGAAAAATAGCGTCTGTTGAGAGGCACATAAAAGGCGTTGATTTGGTTGATGCCTCAGACAGATTCATTCTACCAGGCTTCATAGACCTCCATGTGCATATCATGGAGGATGGATTCAGGGTGGAGAGCAAACTTGAGGATCCCCTCTCACTCTACTTCTACAGGGCACTTGAGAACATGAGGAAAACGCTCCACGCGGGTGTTACAACGGTAAGGGATGCTGGGCTGGCTGACATGGGCGTTAAAATGGCATCTGAAGCCCACATGATCCAGTCACCCCGCATGCAGATAAGTGTCACACCCCTATCGGTGACTGGAGGACACTTTGACTTCCACACCCGCTCGGGAATGAACATTGAGCGAACATACCCCGGTCTCCCCTCAGGTATCTGTGATGGCGTCTCTGATGTGCGGAAAAAGACCCGGGAGGTCCTCAGGGCAGGGGCAGATGTTGTGAAGGTCATGGCAACTGGCGGTGTTATGAGCAGCACCGACTCCCCATCTGACACACAGTTCACGGTTAAAGAACTTGCCGCAGTGGTGGAGGAGGCATCATTCAGAGGAAAAAGGGTGATGGTCCATGCACATGGACTTCAGGGGATAAGGAACTCCCTGAGGGCGGGGGTGCATTCTGTTGAACATGGTACATACATCGATGGAAGAACAGCAGCTGAGATGTCTGAAAGGGGTGTCTACCTTGTACCAACATTCCTGGTAACCCGCCTTAACTGCAGAAGGGCAATGCGCGGTGAACTCCCGGAATACAGCAGAAAGGACGCCATTGAAGTCGCCAGGGTCCACAGGGACAACATGGAAACAGCCAATGAAAAGGGGGTTAGGATGGTCATGGGAACCGATTCAGGGGTTATTGAACATGGCAGGAATCTCATGGAACTCTCTTATCTCACAGAAATCGGCATGGAGCCACTGGAAGCATTGAGGGCTGGAACTGTACATGCAGCAGAGTGCATGGGTTGGGAAGACCGTATAGGAACTCTGGATAGGGGTAAGATCGCGGATATTGTTATAACTGGTGTCGATCCGGTTGAGGAGATTGAAAAACTTTCAGACCTGGGGAATATTCAGTGGGTTATACGGGATGGTGTAATCTACAGGTCCCCGGACGACTGA
- a CDS encoding DUF5518 domain-containing protein, which produces MELRFSWKAVAAGILLTAVLGPVFRFVIPSFTGILSIIVAALVCGYIADGEYPVGALNGAIMGAAVGLINILIVYLKTGSMNAAILSILIYALAGDVSLGILGGASGGVLRSAIES; this is translated from the coding sequence ATGGAATTGAGATTCAGCTGGAAGGCAGTTGCTGCAGGCATATTACTAACGGCAGTCCTTGGACCCGTATTCAGATTTGTGATTCCATCATTCACAGGTATACTCTCAATAATCGTGGCGGCATTGGTATGTGGTTACATTGCAGATGGTGAATATCCAGTAGGTGCCCTCAATGGGGCCATCATGGGGGCTGCCGTGGGATTGATAAATATCCTCATTGTTTACCTTAAAACTGGATCAATGAATGCAGCCATCCTCTCAATACTCATCTACGCCCTTGCAGGGGATGTGAGTCTCGGGATACTCGGCGGGGCTTCAGGTGGTGTGCTGAGATCCGCCATTGAATCATGA
- the polC gene encoding DNA polymerase II large subunit → MIDYFNELERETERLYEIAGKARAKGLDVSTKPEIPLAKDLAERVEGLVGPEGIAKRIKELEKDRGREEVAFQIAAEIASQPVPDDDPAEREGLADQALRTALAILTEGVVAAPLEGIAKVRIKENFDRSRYLAVYFAGPIRSAGGTAAALSVLIADYIRLAINLDRYKPVDREIERYVEEVELYESEVTNLQYSPKPDEVRLAASNIPVEVTGEPTDKVEVSHRDLERVETNNIRGGALLAMVEGVIQKAPKVLKYARQLKLEGWDWLEKFSKAPKKDEGEDKVVVKADSKYVEDIIGGRPVLAYPSRKGAFRLRYGRSRNTGLAAMGVHPATMELLEFLAVGTQMKIERPGKGNCVVPVDTIEGPIVKLRNGDVIRIEDVETARRVRPEVEEILFLGDMLVAFGEFLRNNHVLMPAGWCEEWWIQTLLSSEDYPESDPLNLARHRYSWNELRVGAEEAFRISEEYGVPLHPRYTYFYHDVTVEELNRLREWLKTGRLNDELSLDLKPEKRILEILGVPHRQEESGVIIGYDDAFALLNTLRGSLEDSDDTLEALNRVSGVRIMKKAPTYIGTRVGRPEKTKERKMRPAPHVLFPIGKYGGSRRNIPDAAKRGSIVVEVGRATCPSCRVSSMQSICPSCGSRTVIGEPGKRKINLASLLKRAGENVSVRKMDEIKGVEGMISADKFPEPLEKGILRAKNDVYTFKDATIRHDSTDLPLTHFTPREVGVPVSKLRELGYTHDCYGEELEREDQILELKVQDVVISENCADYLVRVAGFVDDLLERFYGLERFYNVKTRDDLVGHLIAGLAPHTSAAVLGRIIGFTEASACYAHPYFHSAKRRNCDSDEDSVMLLLDALLNFSKSYLPSTRGGSMDAPLVLSTRIDPEEIDDESHNIDAMDMIPLEVYEKSFEHAKPTDVLDVIDNVEKRLGKPEQYSRLMFSHNTSSIHAGPKVCLYKLLPTMKEKVESQISLAEKIRAVDQRAVVEGVLMSHFLPDMMGNIRAFSRQKVRCTKCNRKYRRIPLSGECRCGGNLVLTVSKGSVIKYLEISKNLASRYPIDPYLMQRIEILEYGVNSLFESDRSRQSSLDVFL, encoded by the coding sequence ATGATTGATTACTTCAATGAACTTGAAAGGGAGACTGAACGCCTATATGAAATTGCAGGAAAGGCCAGGGCTAAGGGCCTTGACGTTAGCACCAAACCTGAGATACCCCTGGCCAAGGACCTTGCTGAACGTGTTGAGGGGCTTGTGGGCCCTGAAGGTATAGCTAAAAGAATAAAGGAACTTGAAAAAGACAGGGGACGTGAAGAGGTTGCTTTCCAGATAGCGGCGGAGATAGCATCCCAGCCCGTCCCTGATGATGACCCTGCTGAAAGGGAGGGGCTTGCAGATCAGGCCCTCAGGACAGCCCTTGCAATACTGACAGAGGGTGTGGTGGCAGCCCCCCTTGAGGGTATAGCGAAGGTCAGGATAAAGGAGAACTTCGACCGTTCAAGGTACCTCGCAGTCTACTTTGCAGGGCCCATAAGGAGTGCCGGGGGTACCGCAGCCGCCCTTTCAGTCCTCATAGCCGATTACATACGCCTCGCCATAAACCTTGACAGGTACAAACCCGTCGATAGGGAGATAGAGAGATACGTGGAGGAGGTTGAACTCTACGAATCAGAGGTTACAAACCTCCAGTACAGCCCCAAACCAGATGAGGTGCGCCTTGCAGCCAGCAACATCCCTGTGGAGGTTACAGGGGAGCCAACAGACAAGGTGGAGGTATCCCACAGGGACCTTGAGAGGGTTGAGACAAACAACATACGCGGAGGGGCCCTCCTCGCCATGGTTGAGGGGGTGATACAGAAGGCCCCAAAGGTACTCAAATACGCCAGGCAGTTAAAACTTGAGGGCTGGGACTGGCTGGAAAAATTCTCAAAGGCCCCCAAGAAGGATGAAGGTGAAGATAAGGTTGTTGTGAAGGCCGACAGCAAATATGTGGAGGATATAATCGGTGGAAGACCCGTTCTGGCTTACCCCTCAAGGAAGGGGGCATTCAGGCTGAGGTATGGGAGGTCACGGAACACTGGGCTTGCAGCCATGGGGGTTCACCCCGCCACCATGGAGCTGCTGGAGTTCCTGGCGGTGGGGACACAGATGAAAATTGAAAGGCCAGGTAAGGGAAACTGCGTTGTCCCGGTGGACACAATAGAGGGCCCCATAGTTAAACTCAGGAACGGTGACGTCATCAGGATTGAGGATGTTGAGACCGCCAGGCGGGTGCGACCCGAGGTTGAGGAGATACTCTTCCTGGGGGACATGCTGGTTGCCTTCGGGGAGTTCCTCAGGAACAACCACGTCCTCATGCCCGCAGGCTGGTGCGAGGAGTGGTGGATCCAGACCCTGCTCTCATCAGAGGATTACCCTGAGAGCGACCCCCTGAACCTCGCCCGCCACAGGTACAGCTGGAATGAGCTCAGGGTTGGGGCTGAAGAGGCCTTCAGGATTTCAGAGGAGTACGGTGTGCCCCTCCATCCACGCTACACCTACTTCTACCATGACGTGACTGTTGAGGAACTCAACAGACTCAGGGAATGGTTAAAAACCGGCAGATTAAATGATGAACTGTCCCTTGACCTTAAACCTGAGAAGCGAATACTGGAGATCCTTGGTGTGCCCCACAGGCAGGAGGAATCAGGGGTTATCATTGGATACGATGATGCCTTCGCACTCCTCAACACCCTCAGGGGGTCCCTTGAAGATTCAGATGACACCCTTGAGGCCCTTAACAGGGTCTCGGGTGTCAGGATAATGAAGAAGGCCCCCACCTACATAGGTACACGTGTTGGTCGGCCAGAGAAGACCAAGGAGCGCAAGATGAGGCCCGCACCCCATGTACTCTTCCCAATAGGAAAGTACGGTGGAAGCCGGCGTAACATACCTGATGCAGCAAAGAGGGGCTCCATTGTTGTTGAGGTGGGGAGGGCCACCTGCCCATCATGCAGGGTCAGTTCAATGCAGTCCATATGTCCCAGCTGTGGTTCAAGGACAGTGATAGGTGAACCCGGGAAGAGAAAGATCAACCTTGCATCCCTCCTTAAAAGGGCCGGTGAAAATGTATCCGTCCGTAAGATGGATGAGATAAAGGGGGTTGAGGGGATGATATCCGCTGATAAATTCCCTGAACCCCTTGAGAAGGGTATACTGAGGGCCAAGAACGACGTATACACATTCAAGGATGCGACAATCCGCCATGACTCCACCGATCTTCCCCTCACACACTTCACCCCCAGGGAGGTTGGCGTACCTGTCAGTAAACTGCGCGAACTCGGATACACCCACGACTGCTACGGGGAGGAACTTGAGAGGGAGGACCAGATACTTGAACTCAAGGTCCAGGACGTGGTCATATCAGAGAACTGCGCCGATTACCTTGTAAGGGTTGCGGGTTTCGTTGATGACCTCCTTGAAAGGTTCTATGGCCTTGAAAGGTTCTACAACGTTAAAACAAGGGATGACCTTGTGGGGCACCTCATAGCTGGTCTAGCCCCCCATACATCTGCCGCTGTTCTTGGAAGGATCATAGGATTCACAGAGGCCTCTGCATGCTACGCCCACCCCTACTTCCATTCAGCCAAGAGGAGGAACTGTGACAGCGACGAGGACTCGGTCATGCTCCTCCTGGACGCCCTCCTCAACTTCTCCAAGTCCTACCTCCCGAGCACCCGTGGGGGTAGCATGGATGCCCCACTCGTTCTCTCAACAAGGATAGACCCAGAGGAGATCGATGATGAATCCCACAACATAGATGCAATGGACATGATACCCCTTGAGGTCTATGAGAAAAGTTTTGAGCATGCTAAACCGACAGATGTGCTTGATGTTATAGATAACGTTGAAAAACGCCTGGGAAAGCCCGAACAGTACAGCAGACTCATGTTCTCCCATAACACCTCCAGCATACATGCCGGGCCCAAGGTGTGCCTCTACAAGTTACTCCCCACCATGAAGGAGAAGGTGGAATCCCAGATAAGCCTAGCAGAGAAGATAAGGGCCGTGGATCAGAGGGCTGTGGTTGAGGGGGTCCTCATGTCCCACTTCCTCCCCGATATGATGGGTAACATCAGGGCATTCTCCAGGCAGAAGGTGAGGTGCACCAAGTGTAACCGCAAGTACCGCCGCATACCCCTCAGCGGGGAGTGCCGGTGCGGCGGTAACCTTGTGCTCACCGTTTCGAAGGGCTCGGTTATAAAGTACCTTGAAATATCAAAGAACCTCGCATCAAGGTACCCCATAGACCCATACCTTATGCAGAGGATAGAGATACTGGAGTACGGTGTGAACTCCCTCTTTGAGAGTGACAGGTCAAGGCAGAGCTCCCTGGACGTATTCCTCTAA
- a CDS encoding heavy metal translocating P-type ATPase — MKRIKIRIGGMGCAACALKIEDSLKNLEGVSDALVNLVEGTVSVEYDPETVGLPSLEAAIEEAGYSVINEHLTVLVGGMSCAMCVQRIESALKELEGVSDATVNLAAEKAYIAYNPSLASAEDFKRIIEDLGYEFMGTEGDDEIQEDQGPKLRRIAVGFGVSLPLMAMMYLGIHPPVNEGLFMLLVSVIPFAYVSEPIFRGALRSLRSGTLDMDVMYSMGIGVAFLSSLLGTVGLLPSSFMFYETALMLASFLTLGRYLEARARGKTSGAIRRLMELQPDTATILREGKEVEVRADDLAEGDVVVVRPGDRIPADGRVLEGESYVDESMITGEPLPVLKTRGSEVIAGTINTDGVLRFRVERTGDDTFLSRIIGLVDEAQASKPPVQRIADRAVSYFIPAVLTVALAAFLFWYLVEGAGLLISVTVLISVLVVACPCALGLATPTAVTVGIGRGAELGILIKKGEALEVAGRISCVLFDKTGTLTEGKPEVTDIFGDVLEYAAALEARSRHPIAVAVTERAMMEGLEIPEVEDFRAIPGKGLEGKINSQHVIAGNRALMDEFGVEIPGDAEKLESEGKTVVMVAADGEFKGVIAVSDRIKPGSAAAVGELERMGIRTAMITGDNRRTAEKVAGEVGISTVIAEVLPEDKASRVSELRSRGVGVAFVGDGINDAPALSEADLGIALGGGTDVAKEAGEVVLVGDDPLDTAAALQLAGKVISRIKQNLFWAFAYNVILIPVAAGALYPLGVVFRPEYAGLAMALSSVTVVSLSLSLRGYTPPARRLREIKEN, encoded by the coding sequence ATGAAAAGGATAAAGATAAGGATAGGCGGAATGGGGTGCGCAGCATGCGCCCTCAAGATAGAGGATTCACTTAAGAACCTTGAGGGAGTATCTGATGCCTTGGTTAACCTTGTGGAGGGCACGGTATCTGTTGAGTATGACCCTGAAACTGTGGGGCTCCCATCACTGGAGGCCGCCATAGAGGAAGCGGGTTACAGTGTCATCAATGAACACCTGACTGTTCTTGTAGGGGGTATGAGCTGTGCAATGTGTGTACAGAGGATAGAATCAGCACTGAAGGAACTTGAGGGCGTGAGTGATGCAACGGTCAACCTTGCAGCTGAAAAGGCATACATAGCCTACAACCCATCCCTTGCATCAGCAGAGGATTTCAAAAGGATCATCGAGGACCTCGGCTATGAATTCATGGGAACCGAGGGTGATGATGAGATTCAGGAGGACCAGGGCCCAAAGCTGAGAAGAATAGCTGTGGGTTTTGGTGTTTCACTGCCTCTCATGGCCATGATGTACCTGGGTATACACCCACCGGTAAATGAGGGCCTCTTCATGCTCCTGGTCTCTGTGATACCATTCGCATATGTATCAGAACCGATATTCAGGGGTGCACTGCGGTCCCTGAGATCAGGAACACTTGACATGGATGTTATGTACTCCATGGGTATAGGGGTGGCTTTCCTTTCAAGTTTACTTGGTACCGTGGGGCTTCTCCCATCGAGTTTCATGTTCTATGAGACAGCCCTGATGCTGGCATCCTTCCTGACACTCGGAAGGTACCTTGAGGCAAGGGCCAGGGGAAAGACATCAGGGGCGATAAGGAGGCTCATGGAACTCCAGCCCGACACCGCCACCATCCTCAGGGAAGGGAAGGAGGTTGAGGTCAGGGCTGATGACCTGGCTGAGGGTGACGTGGTTGTTGTGAGGCCTGGTGACAGGATACCCGCGGATGGTCGGGTTCTTGAGGGAGAATCATATGTGGATGAATCCATGATCACAGGGGAACCGCTCCCTGTACTTAAAACCAGGGGATCTGAGGTTATCGCAGGGACCATAAACACCGATGGGGTGCTTAGGTTCAGGGTTGAGCGAACAGGGGATGATACATTCCTTTCCAGAATCATAGGCTTGGTTGATGAGGCCCAGGCATCAAAGCCACCGGTTCAGAGGATCGCTGACAGGGCTGTGTCCTATTTCATTCCAGCTGTTCTTACAGTTGCACTGGCAGCATTTCTATTCTGGTACCTTGTTGAGGGGGCCGGTCTTCTAATATCGGTCACGGTACTGATCTCGGTACTCGTTGTGGCCTGCCCCTGCGCCCTTGGACTTGCAACACCAACTGCGGTGACTGTTGGTATAGGAAGGGGGGCTGAACTTGGAATACTCATAAAGAAGGGCGAGGCACTTGAGGTTGCAGGCAGGATATCCTGCGTACTCTTTGATAAGACAGGCACACTTACAGAGGGGAAACCCGAGGTCACGGACATCTTTGGGGACGTGCTGGAGTATGCAGCTGCCCTTGAGGCCAGATCAAGGCACCCCATCGCAGTTGCGGTCACAGAGAGGGCCATGATGGAGGGCCTGGAGATACCAGAGGTTGAAGATTTCAGGGCCATTCCAGGAAAGGGCCTTGAGGGTAAAATCAACTCCCAACATGTGATTGCAGGTAACAGGGCCCTCATGGATGAATTCGGTGTGGAGATTCCAGGGGATGCCGAGAAATTAGAATCAGAGGGGAAGACAGTGGTCATGGTTGCAGCTGACGGCGAGTTTAAGGGGGTTATAGCGGTCTCTGACAGGATAAAACCCGGCTCAGCAGCCGCTGTAGGGGAACTTGAAAGGATGGGAATCAGAACGGCAATGATCACCGGGGATAACAGGAGGACGGCTGAGAAGGTGGCAGGGGAAGTGGGAATCAGCACCGTCATCGCGGAGGTCCTGCCTGAGGATAAGGCATCAAGGGTCTCTGAACTCAGATCACGTGGTGTGGGAGTTGCCTTTGTGGGTGATGGTATAAATGATGCCCCCGCCCTCTCAGAGGCAGATCTCGGGATTGCACTGGGAGGGGGAACGGATGTTGCAAAGGAGGCAGGTGAGGTGGTCCTTGTTGGTGATGACCCGCTTGATACCGCGGCAGCTCTCCAGCTTGCAGGTAAGGTCATCTCAAGGATAAAGCAGAACCTCTTCTGGGCCTTCGCCTACAACGTGATACTCATACCTGTGGCTGCCGGCGCCCTTTACCCTCTGGGGGTGGTGTTCAGGCCAGAGTATGCCGGCCTGGCAATGGCCCTGAGCTCAGTCACCGTGGTTTCACTGTCACTTTCACTCAGAGGGTACACCCCACCTGCAAGAAGGTTGAGGGAGATTAAAGAAAATTAG